The Candidatus Eremiobacteraceae bacterium DNA window AGCTTTCATGCCGGCTCCCTAATTTTCGTACCGCGCAATTCGTACTAGGGTGAGCAACGCTCACCCAAATGGGCAAGCGATGCTTGCCCTAGTACTAATCTGAATTTGTTTAACTAGAAACGATCTTCTCCGCGCTTTCCTCGTGTTTGCCGATGTTCGTGGCCGCGATCAATTCGATTCCCTCATCGACCTTTTTGACTCGTACGCCCTGCGCAGAGCGGCCGGTTTCGCGGATCTCAAACACTCGAACCCTGATGACGACGCCCGAACTATCGACGCACATGATCTCATCGTCCGGCTTGACCAGCATCTGTTCGATGATCTCGCCGTTCTTCTCGGTTTTGTTGAACGTCTTTATTCCCTTGCCGCCCCGGTTGGTCTTGCGGTAGAGATCGATGTCGGTGCGCTTGCCGTAGCCTTTGCTCGTGAGCACGAGGACCTCGCGGCGTTCCGCCGTCACCACGTCGAGCGCTTGCACGCGATCCTTCGCGCCGAGCCTGACCGCGCGGACGCCGCGGACGGCGCGGCCCATGGGGCGCACGGTCTTCTCTTCGAAACGGATGGCGTACCCGCCGGTGGTGGCCAGCACGAGCTCCGCTTTGCCGTCGGTCTGCACCACGTGCAGCAGTTCGTCGCCATCCATCAGGTTTATCGCGATGAGGCCGTTGCGCCGGACGTTTTGGAAGTCGCCAAGTTTCGTCTTCTTAATGTAGCCTTTTTTCGTGGCCATGACGAGATAGCCGTCGGCATCGTTGCGCTTCACCGGCAACACCGCGGTGACCGTCTCGCCCGGCGGCAGCGTGAGCAGATTGATGAGCGCGGTGCCGCGGGCTTGGCGCGACGCATCGGGGATCTGATACGCCGGCAGGCGATAGACGCGCCCGCGATTGGTGAAGAACATGATCTGCTGATGTGTGGTGGCCGCGAAGAGGTGGCGCGGAACATCTTCCTTTTTCAGATTGACGCCGGTGATGCCCTTGCCGCCGCGATTTTGCGCGCGGAACGTGTCCACATTCTGGCGTTTGACATAGCCGACATCGGTGACGGTGATGACGACATCGGTATCCGGGATGAGATCCTCGATCTCGAATTCGCCTTCGGCTTCCACGATTTGCGTGCGGCGCTTGTCGCCGAACTTCTTTTTGATCGCGAGCGTTTCGTCTTTGACGATCGCGTACACCCGACGCTCGCTTCGTAAGATCTCTTCCAGGTTTGCGATGGTCTTGAGAAGCTGGAGGTATTCGTCTTCGATTTTCTGCCGCTCGAGTGCGACGAGGCGCTGGAGGCGCAGATCGAGGATGGCGTTGGCTTGGATCTCCGACAGCTCGAACGTCTTCATGAGGCCCGATCGCGCGTCTTCGGTGGTCTGCGATGCGCGGATGAGCTTGATGATGGCGTCGATGTGGTCGAGCGCTATGCGATAGCCCTCGAGGATGTGCGCCCGTTCCTTGGCCTTACGCAATTCGTACTGCGAACGCCGCGTGATCACGATCTTACGATGTGCGACGAACGCGTCGAGCATCTGCCGCAGTGAAAGCGTGCGCGGCGCGCCATCCACGAGCGCGACATTGTTCACGCCGAAGCTCGTTTGCAGCGGCGTGTGTTTGTAGAGCTGGTTCATCAACAACTGCGGTTGCGCGTCGCGTTTGAGTTCGATGACGATGCGCATGCCTTTGCGATCGCTCTCGTCGCGCAGGTCGGAGATGCCAGACACTTTTTTGTCGGTTACAAGTTGGGCCATGGTCTCGATGAGGCGGGCCTTGTTCACCTGGAACGGAATCTCGGTGATGACGATGGCCTGTCTGCCGCCGCGCAATTCTTCGAACTCGTGCTTGCCGCGCATGATGATGGAGCCGCGGCCGGTGAGGTAGCTCTGACGGATGCCCTCGCGCCCGAGGATGAGGCCCGCGGTGGGGAAATCGGGGCCGGTCACGATCTTGAGGACGGCTTCGTCGGCGATCTCGCGGTCGTCGATGATGGCGACCAGCGCATCGCAGATCTCGGTGAGGTTGTGAGGCGGGATGTTGGTGGCCATGCCCACCGCGATGCCCGACGATCCATTCACGAGAAGATTCGGCACGCGCCCCGGCAGCAGCGACGGCTCGCGCGTGGAGGCATCGTAGTTGGGGACGAAATCGACGGTCTCTTTGTCGATGTCGGCCAACATCTCGAGCGCAAACGGCGTGATGCGCGCTTCGGTGTAGCGCATGGCGGCAGGCGGATCGCCGTCGACCGAGCCGAAGTTGCCGTGGCCGTCGATGAGCGGGTAGCGGAGACTGAAATTCTGCGCCATGCGTACGAGAGCGTCGTAAACCGAGACGTCACCGTGCGGATGGTAGTTCTTAAGCACTTCGCCGACCGTGCCGGCGCATTTGCGATGCGGTTTATCGGGGTTGAGCCCGAGCTGCGACATGGCGAACAGGATCCGCCTATGTACGGGCTTGAGGCCATCGCGGACGTCGGGAAGCGCGCGCGCCACGATCACGCTCATGGCGTAATCTAGGTACGACCGGCGCATCTCGTCTTCGACGTTGACGCCGATGATCCGGTCCGACGGCGTTGAGTGGCGGTATTCGTCCAAGCTGATTTCAGGCTTGATTTTCTTGCCGCGACCCTCGCGGGATTGGTCGTCGTCTTTGGGCGTCAAAGCAGTACCGGCCACCTCAAGAACGTAGCACGCCGAGCGAAGCTCGGCGAAATGCTCTATTGCAGATTGGTTCTTTTTTCGGCCTTGTTATCCCCGCTTTTTCGCCGCTGTCGAGGGTCGTGGAAGGAAGCGTCATAGGACCACGGTAAGCGCGAGTCGGTGAAGATTCAGGACCTGGCCGACGAAGCGCAGACGCGGGAGCTTGGCGCCGAATTGGCGCGCTCGTGCCCGCCGGGCTCGGTCGTGCTCCTGCGCGGCCCGCTTGGCGCGGGCAAGACCACGCTCGCGGATGGATTTATCGTGGCACTCGGCGGCTCGCGGGCGACGAGCCCCACTTTCACCCTCGCGCATCGCCATGACGGCGCGCGGATGCCGCTTTGGCATCTCGATCTTTACCGTCTCGACGACCCTGAAGACGTCGACGACCTCGACCTCGAGCAATATCTTCCTTCAGACGGCATCGCGGTTGTGGAGTGGCCGGAGCGGGCGGGTGATGTGTGGCCCGAAGACCGGATCGACGTCACATTGAGCGTCGTCGGCGATGCGCGGCGCGCGACGATCGCGGCATACGGCCGCTGCGCGACGGCCATTGCGTGACGCCGGAAAAGGTCACGCTCGGCATCGATACCGCCGGCGGCGTCGCCGCCGCTGCGCTCACATCCGACGCGCATGGAGTTTCGACGACTGACAGTCAGGCGCTCGAGGGATTGTTGCCGTGCGTGCGCCGCGCACTGGCGTCCATCGATCGCGAGCTTTCCGCGGTGAGCGCGATCGCGGTCTGCATCGGGCCCGGGTCGTTCACCGGATTGCGCATCGGCGTCGCGTTTGCCAAAAGTTTAGCGCAGGCGCTCGGCGTCGCGGCCGTCGGGATCTCGTCGTTCGACATCGTGACCTCAGTACGCGCTGCGATCGAAGGCGCGCCACCTCGCGTCGCGGTCGTCCAAGGAAAGCGCGGATTCTACTACGCTAGGATTGCCACGCCAATCGACACCCCGCCGATCGCCGTCGCCGGAGACCGCGGCGTTCTCATAGATGCTGCGCGTGAGGCGCTGGGCACTCAGGCGGGCGAATCGGAACTCGCCGGTGCGCTCGCAGCAGTCGATTGCGGCCCGGACGTGCGGGCGGTCGCCGCGGCAAGGCTCGGCCGCGCCGCGCTCGACGCCGGCGCGAGCGGCGACTGGCGCTGCCTCGCGATCGAATACGGGCAGCGCCCAAACGCGGTGGTGAATTGGGAGCTACGTCACGGCCCGGCGTAGAGGGGCGTCGCTTTGCGTCCCGCGAAATCCATGACCATCGTGAAGTCGCCGCCCCGGGATTTGAGCATCGAGCCCATGAGTGTCGATGACATACCCACCGTCCTCAACGTCGAGGCGCTCTGCTTTCCCACGCCTTGGCCGCGCAACGCCTTTCAAAACGAGCTCACCGACAATCGGCTCGCACACTACTTCGTGGGGCGGGCCGACGAGGGAATCGTCGCCTACGGCGGCCTTTGGGTGATTCTTGAAGACGCCCACATCACGACGATCGCCGTGCATCCGTCGCACCAGCGTCGCGGTTTTGGCGAGCGCCTACTCGTCGCGCTGCTCGAAGAGTCGATCGGGCGCGGCGCGTGCTGGGTGACGCTCGAAGTCCGCGAGTCGAATCAGGGCGCCCAGAACCTCTATAAGAAGTATGGCTTCACCGTTGTGAACACGCGGCGTGGCTACTACTCGGATAACGACGAGAACGCGCTGGTCATGTGGGCGGGCAATCTCAAGGGCGAGATCTTCCGCAATCGCCTCGCAGCCCTGAAAGCGGGCTTGGGCTGACGCGTTCCGAATTCACTTCGTTCGATTTCCTGTCGATGTGCCGGGCGATGCGCGATCGCGTACCGCGAGATCGTTATCGTCATTGCTTGAGCGTGGCGCGATCGGCCGAGAAGTTGGCCGGCCGGCACGGCGCGTCCGCATTGAAGGCGCGGGTCGCCGGGGTGCTGCACGATGTCGCGCGGGCGTGGAGCAACGCCGATCTGCTGGGATATGCGGTCGCGCACGGGATGCGCGTGAGCGAACCGGAGCGTGCCCATCCCGTTCTCTTGCACGCACAGATCGGCGCCGATATCGCGCAGCATGAATTCGGCATTGAAGATACGGAGATTCTCGGCGCGATCAAGCGGCATACGGTCGCCGTTCCGGGCATGAGCCGCTTGGAGATGATCGTGTACGAGGCTGATACGTTCGAACCTGGCCGGACCTTTCCGGGCCGCGCGATGCTCGAAGCCGCCGCCCAGAACTCGCTCGATGTGGGCCTGCTCGCCTGCGTCGCATCGTCGTTGGACCACCTGAAGTCGCGCCGGATACCGCCGTCGCCGGAAACACTCGCTCTCTACGATGAATTGGTGAACATGTATGGCCGTACGTCCTAAGAAGAAGCCGCTGACGCGCATCACGACCCGGCAGCGCGAATCGCTCGCGCCTGCCCGCGATGGGATCGCTTCGGTGCGCGAACCGGTGGGCTCTTTGACGGAGGCGCAGGTGAAGCGTCTTGCCGAAGCCTGCCGTAAGGCTGCGGCCGATAAAAAGGCGGACGATATCGTCGTGATCGATATCCGCAAGAAGGCGTCGTTTGCCGATTTCTTCGTGTTGGCGACCGGCCGGTCCATCATCCAGGCTCGCGCCGTGGCCGATGCGGTGGTCGAGGCGAGCGAGACGACGTTCGGGGCTCCGGTCCGCACCGAAGGTTACAAAGACGGCGCCTGGATCTTGGTCGATTACGGCGCGGTCATCGTTCACGTGTTCACGCCGCAGGCGCGCGACTTTTACAATCTGGAGCGGCTGTGGGGCAAACCCGCCGCGACGAGGAAATAACTGTCATGTGGATGATCAAGAATCCCAAGACCCGCGGCCGGTTCGCACGCGTATTCACCACCATATTTTTGGCGATTTTCGTGCTTGCCGTTGCCGGCGGATTTATCGTGATGGTAATCCAGAAGCCCGGAGCGCCCACGCCGGGCCCCATCGCGTCGTCCACGCCATAGTGCAACATTCGGCCCGCGCCGCAGTAGAAGCAAAGAGAGCGCGGATCGCGGGCCCGTCACCAACGTCTGCGCTCTCCCGCGTTCATCTCTACTTCAGCAATTCCTCGGCGATGATCATGCGCTGGATTTCGTTCGTCCCTTCGTAGATGGCAAGGATGCGCGCGTCTCGATAGGCTCGTTCGATGCCGGTCTCTTTCATGAAGCCCATTCCGCCGTGGATCTGGAGCACGCGATCGACGACCCGAATGGCCATGTCCGAACAATACCGCTTCACCATCGCTGCCTCAAGCGAAAACCGCTCGCCGCGATCTGCCTTCCACGCGCCGTTGTAGACCATGTTGCGCGCGGCGTAGATCTCGGTCGCGATATCGGCGATCATGAATTGTACGGCTTGCTGTTTGGCGATGGGCTTGCCGAACTGCACGCGCTCTTTCGCATGTGCGATCGCTTTTTCGAGCAAGATCTGCGAACCGCCTACGCATCCCGCGCCGAGCGAAAGCCGGCCCATGTCGAGCGTCTTCATCGCGGTGACGAAACCCATGCCGACTTTGCCGATGACGTGATCGGCCGGAACCTTGGCGTCTTGGAAGATGAGTTCGCAGGTGTGGCTGCCGTACAGCCCCATCTTCGCATCTTTCTTGCCGCGCGTGACGCCGGCTTGATTGAGATCGACCCAGAACGCAGTGATGCCGCCGCGCGCGCCGAGGCTCTTGTCGGTGACCGCGAAAACCGTTGCGAAGTCGGCGATATCGCCGCTGGTGATGAAGTGTTTGACGCCGTTGAGGATGTAGACGTCGCCGTCCTTTCGCGCCGCGGTTTGGATGTTCGCCGCGTCGGAGCCGGCTGCAGGTTCGGAGAGCGCGAAACAGCCGAGCTTTTCGCCAGCGCACAAAACCGGCATATATTTTTCTTTGAGCGCCTTGTCGCCGTCGAGATACAGCGCCATGACGCCGATGCTGCAGTGCGCCCCGATAAGATTGGAAAACGCAGAGTTCGCGCGGCCTAGCTCTTCGAGCGCGACGCAATAGCCGAGCTCTCCCAAACCGGCACCGCCGAATTCTTCGGAGAACGGCAAGCCGAAAAGGCCCATCTCTTTCATCTTGTCGATGGCGAGTTTTGGTATCTCGTCGTGTTCTTCAAGATGGTTGGTGAGCGGCCACAGCTCCTTTTCGACAAATTCCCGGATGGAGCTCTTGAGTAGCTTGAGATCTCCCGGCAATTCGAAGTTGAGACCTTGATCGGTGGTTGCGACAGCCATTGCGCTCTCCTGATCGATTGCGATTTCGCGCGTCATATTATTACTAGCAATCATAATCGTGACGATGTGACGGTTATCGTATCGCGGGCAGAAGCGGGTGTCAAGCGCTTGCCCGCGCAGGGTCGGCTGCCGGCAATGACGTACGGCTTATTGAGCAGAGAAAGCGACGGTGAACGGCCTTGGCCACCGACGTCCGCAATTATCCTAAGTGGATTCCTAAGCGGCCGTGGCGCGACTGGCTGCCGGAGCGCAATGCGCGACTCCATCGCTTTGTCAACGAGCAGCTTTATCCATACAGCGCATTCTATCGCCGGCTGTTCGACGAGAATAAGATCGACCCGCATTCGATCCGGACGATCGACGATCTGCGCCGGCTTCCGTTCACCACAAAACGCGACATCGCTCCGACGGTCGACAACGCCACGCGGCACTTGGACCTCGTGCTGCACCCCGATCTCGCGAAGCTTCGTCAGTTCGCGCCCAAGACTAAGCTGATCGATCTCTTGTGGACGAAGATGATGGCCGGCGATGCTGCGGC harbors:
- the tsaE gene encoding tRNA (adenosine(37)-N6)-threonylcarbamoyltransferase complex ATPase subunit type 1 TsaE gives rise to the protein MKIQDLADEAQTRELGAELARSCPPGSVVLLRGPLGAGKTTLADGFIVALGGSRATSPTFTLAHRHDGARMPLWHLDLYRLDDPEDVDDLDLEQYLPSDGIAVVEWPERAGDVWPEDRIDVTLSVVGDARRATIAAYGRCATAIA
- the rsfS gene encoding ribosome silencing factor — encoded protein: MAVRPKKKPLTRITTRQRESLAPARDGIASVREPVGSLTEAQVKRLAEACRKAAADKKADDIVVIDIRKKASFADFFVLATGRSIIQARAVADAVVEASETTFGAPVRTEGYKDGAWILVDYGAVIVHVFTPQARDFYNLERLWGKPAATRK
- the yqeK gene encoding bis(5'-nucleosyl)-tetraphosphatase (symmetrical) YqeK; translated protein: MRDRVPRDRYRHCLSVARSAEKLAGRHGASALKARVAGVLHDVARAWSNADLLGYAVAHGMRVSEPERAHPVLLHAQIGADIAQHEFGIEDTEILGAIKRHTVAVPGMSRLEMIVYEADTFEPGRTFPGRAMLEAAAQNSLDVGLLACVASSLDHLKSRRIPPSPETLALYDELVNMYGRTS
- the tsaB gene encoding tRNA (adenosine(37)-N6)-threonylcarbamoyltransferase complex dimerization subunit type 1 TsaB — translated: MTPEKVTLGIDTAGGVAAAALTSDAHGVSTTDSQALEGLLPCVRRALASIDRELSAVSAIAVCIGPGSFTGLRIGVAFAKSLAQALGVAAVGISSFDIVTSVRAAIEGAPPRVAVVQGKRGFYYARIATPIDTPPIAVAGDRGVLIDAAREALGTQAGESELAGALAAVDCGPDVRAVAAARLGRAALDAGASGDWRCLAIEYGQRPNAVVNWELRHGPA
- a CDS encoding acyl-CoA dehydrogenase family protein; translation: MAVATTDQGLNFELPGDLKLLKSSIREFVEKELWPLTNHLEEHDEIPKLAIDKMKEMGLFGLPFSEEFGGAGLGELGYCVALEELGRANSAFSNLIGAHCSIGVMALYLDGDKALKEKYMPVLCAGEKLGCFALSEPAAGSDAANIQTAARKDGDVYILNGVKHFITSGDIADFATVFAVTDKSLGARGGITAFWVDLNQAGVTRGKKDAKMGLYGSHTCELIFQDAKVPADHVIGKVGMGFVTAMKTLDMGRLSLGAGCVGGSQILLEKAIAHAKERVQFGKPIAKQQAVQFMIADIATEIYAARNMVYNGAWKADRGERFSLEAAMVKRYCSDMAIRVVDRVLQIHGGMGFMKETGIERAYRDARILAIYEGTNEIQRMIIAEELLK
- the gyrA gene encoding DNA gyrase subunit A, whose protein sequence is MAGTALTPKDDDQSREGRGKKIKPEISLDEYRHSTPSDRIIGVNVEDEMRRSYLDYAMSVIVARALPDVRDGLKPVHRRILFAMSQLGLNPDKPHRKCAGTVGEVLKNYHPHGDVSVYDALVRMAQNFSLRYPLIDGHGNFGSVDGDPPAAMRYTEARITPFALEMLADIDKETVDFVPNYDASTREPSLLPGRVPNLLVNGSSGIAVGMATNIPPHNLTEICDALVAIIDDREIADEAVLKIVTGPDFPTAGLILGREGIRQSYLTGRGSIIMRGKHEFEELRGGRQAIVITEIPFQVNKARLIETMAQLVTDKKVSGISDLRDESDRKGMRIVIELKRDAQPQLLMNQLYKHTPLQTSFGVNNVALVDGAPRTLSLRQMLDAFVAHRKIVITRRSQYELRKAKERAHILEGYRIALDHIDAIIKLIRASQTTEDARSGLMKTFELSEIQANAILDLRLQRLVALERQKIEDEYLQLLKTIANLEEILRSERRVYAIVKDETLAIKKKFGDKRRTQIVEAEGEFEIEDLIPDTDVVITVTDVGYVKRQNVDTFRAQNRGGKGITGVNLKKEDVPRHLFAATTHQQIMFFTNRGRVYRLPAYQIPDASRQARGTALINLLTLPPGETVTAVLPVKRNDADGYLVMATKKGYIKKTKLGDFQNVRRNGLIAINLMDGDELLHVVQTDGKAELVLATTGGYAIRFEEKTVRPMGRAVRGVRAVRLGAKDRVQALDVVTAERREVLVLTSKGYGKRTDIDLYRKTNRGGKGIKTFNKTEKNGEIIEQMLVKPDDEIMCVDSSGVVIRVRVFEIRETGRSAQGVRVKKVDEGIELIAATNIGKHEESAEKIVSS
- the rimI gene encoding ribosomal protein S18-alanine N-acetyltransferase translates to MTIVKSPPRDLSIEPMSVDDIPTVLNVEALCFPTPWPRNAFQNELTDNRLAHYFVGRADEGIVAYGGLWVILEDAHITTIAVHPSHQRRGFGERLLVALLEESIGRGACWVTLEVRESNQGAQNLYKKYGFTVVNTRRGYYSDNDENALVMWAGNLKGEIFRNRLAALKAGLG